In one Streptomyces sp. NBC_01288 genomic region, the following are encoded:
- a CDS encoding acyl carrier protein, whose product MTGYDTLKKIFVEDLKVPADLVAPDATLKDIEFDSLALVELTVILERDLGIDIHEDELKDLATLADMARLVDERVTQARA is encoded by the coding sequence ATGACCGGTTACGACACCCTCAAGAAGATCTTCGTCGAGGACCTCAAGGTTCCCGCCGACCTGGTGGCCCCGGACGCCACCCTGAAGGACATCGAGTTCGACTCCCTCGCGCTGGTCGAACTCACCGTCATCCTGGAGCGCGACCTCGGCATCGACATCCACGAGGACGAGCTCAAGGACCTCGCCACCCTGGCCGACATGGCCCGGCTGGTGGACGAGCGGGTCACCCAGGCGCGGGCATGA
- a CDS encoding beta-ketoacyl-[acyl-carrier-protein] synthase family protein, translating to MTPGTDTAVTGLGLVTPAGIGAERNWAAIRAARATAAAPDPALADLPVRISCRVPGFDAEALLGGRRAHRLDRFVQFALVAAHEAVSDAGLDPGTWDGARVGVVLGNAGGGTQTFESQHQVLLTEKPQRVTPLLLAMYLPNMLAGQVAMEFGARGPNLVVATACASGATAIATARDLLALDRCDIVLTGGSEALVTPLIMAGFARMGALSRRDDDPRGASRPFDADRDGFVAGEGAGLLVLERTADARARGARVRARITGHGSSADAHHITSPHPEGHGLEQAIRQALAETGAAPRDVAHVNAHGTSTPMNDLVEARTLRRVLPDGPHVSSTKGVTGHLLGAAGAVEAAYTVLAVQHGVVPPTANLTTPDPEIDITLTTTETPRTIGLALSNSMGFGGQNTVLAVSPA from the coding sequence ATGACACCCGGCACCGACACGGCGGTCACCGGCCTCGGGCTGGTGACCCCGGCGGGCATCGGGGCCGAGCGGAACTGGGCCGCGATCCGGGCCGCCCGGGCCACCGCGGCCGCCCCCGACCCCGCCCTGGCCGACCTGCCGGTCCGGATCTCCTGCCGGGTACCGGGCTTCGACGCCGAGGCCCTGCTCGGCGGGCGGCGGGCCCACCGCCTCGACCGCTTCGTCCAGTTCGCCCTCGTCGCCGCCCACGAGGCGGTGTCGGACGCCGGGCTCGACCCCGGCACCTGGGACGGGGCACGGGTGGGCGTGGTGCTGGGCAACGCCGGAGGCGGCACCCAGACCTTCGAAAGCCAGCACCAGGTACTGCTGACAGAGAAACCGCAGCGGGTGACACCGCTGCTGCTCGCGATGTACCTGCCCAACATGCTGGCCGGGCAGGTCGCGATGGAGTTCGGCGCGCGAGGCCCCAACCTGGTCGTCGCCACCGCCTGCGCCTCCGGTGCCACGGCGATCGCCACCGCCCGCGACCTGCTGGCGCTGGACCGCTGCGACATCGTCCTCACCGGCGGCAGCGAAGCGCTCGTCACCCCGCTGATCATGGCGGGGTTCGCCAGAATGGGCGCGCTCTCCAGGCGCGACGACGACCCGCGGGGCGCCTCCCGGCCCTTCGACGCCGACCGCGACGGCTTCGTCGCCGGCGAGGGCGCCGGTCTCCTCGTCCTGGAGCGGACCGCCGACGCACGGGCCCGCGGTGCGCGCGTCCGGGCCCGGATCACCGGGCACGGCAGCAGCGCCGACGCCCACCACATCACCTCCCCGCACCCCGAGGGACACGGCCTGGAACAGGCGATCCGCCAGGCCCTCGCCGAGACGGGCGCCGCGCCCCGGGACGTGGCCCACGTCAACGCGCACGGCACCTCCACGCCGATGAACGACCTCGTCGAGGCCCGCACCCTGCGCCGGGTCCTGCCCGACGGGCCGCACGTCAGCTCCACCAAGGGCGTCACCGGGCACCTCCTCGGCGCCGCCGGAGCCGTCGAGGCCGCCTACACCGTGCTCGCCGTCCAGCACGGCGTCGTCCCGCCCACGGCCAACCTCACCACGCCCGACCCGGAGATCGACATCACCCTGACCACGACCGAGACGCCCCGCACGATCGGCCTGGCTCTCAGCAACTCCATGGGATTCGGCGGCCAGAACACCGTGCTGGCGGTGAGCCCCGCATGA
- a CDS encoding flavin reductase family protein — translation MRTEFNPAQLDPVVVYRLLTATVVPRPIAWVSTVSADGVDNLAPHSFFTVSCVAPPIVQFTSVGRKDSLRNVEATGQFVVNLAPESLIDEVNKTATDFPEGVSEFDAVGVEREASARVKAPRVARSPVALECELHSTLRLGNSTVVFGRVVHLAVDESVLHDGHPEVTRLRPLARLGKDEWGTLGEVVDLRRIRYADWPASS, via the coding sequence ATGCGCACTGAATTCAACCCGGCCCAGCTGGACCCGGTCGTGGTCTATCGGCTCCTCACCGCGACCGTCGTTCCGCGCCCGATCGCCTGGGTGTCGACGGTCTCCGCCGACGGCGTCGACAATCTCGCCCCGCACTCCTTCTTCACCGTCTCGTGCGTCGCGCCGCCCATCGTGCAGTTCACCTCGGTCGGCCGTAAGGACTCGCTGCGCAATGTCGAGGCCACCGGGCAGTTCGTGGTCAACCTCGCCCCGGAGTCGCTCATCGACGAGGTGAACAAGACCGCCACGGACTTCCCGGAAGGCGTGAGCGAGTTCGACGCCGTGGGGGTGGAGCGCGAGGCCAGCGCTCGGGTGAAGGCACCGCGCGTCGCCCGCTCCCCCGTGGCGCTGGAGTGCGAACTGCACAGCACGCTACGGCTGGGCAACTCCACCGTGGTCTTCGGACGCGTGGTCCACCTCGCGGTCGACGAGTCCGTCCTGCACGACGGTCATCCCGAGGTCACCCGGCTGCGCCCCCTGGCCCGGCTGGGCAAGGACGAGTGGGGCACCCTCGGCGAGGTTGTCGACCTGCGCCGTATCCGGTACGCCGACTGGCCCGCGTCGAGCTGA